From the bacterium genome, the window TCTACTCAATATTTTTTTTAATTTTGGAGTAATTCCCATAGTGGTTATTTCTGCAATTTTTTTTTCTTCATTTTCTTCAGGATAATCAATTTTTATGCTTAACATAAATCTATCCAGTTGGGCTTCTGGTAAAGGATAAGTTCCCTCCAGTTCAATCGGATTCTGTGTTGCAAAGACAATAAAAGGCATTTCTAAAAGATGAATTTTCCCTCCAACAGTAACCTGATATTCCTGCATTGATTCAAGAAGTGCTGCCTGTGTTTTGGGTGGAGCTCTATTTATTTCATCTGCAAGTACTATATTTGCGAAAATTGGTCCCTGAATAAATTTAATTATTCTTTCTTTTGTAATTCTGTCTTCCTGAATTATTTCTGTTCCTGTAATATCAGATGGCATTAAATCGGGTGTAAATTGTATTCTTTTGAATGTTAAGTCAAGTATTTCTGCAAGTGTTTTTATCATAAGAGTTTTTGCAAGTCCGGGAACGCCAATTAATAGACAGTGTCCTCCTGTAAATAAAGAAATTAGCAATTTTTCAATTACATTATCCTGTCCTATAATAACTTTGTGGATTTCTTCATATATTTCTTTTTTTATTTCTTTTAACTCTTCAAGTTTTTCAAGTAAATTTTCACCCATTTTTTAGTGAGTTAATAAATAAACTAGAATATTCGTTCCTATTTCTTTTGATTCTTTAATATTTAAAGAAAAAACAAAAGGTTTCGGTATATTTTCCCATCCACTTCCAATATCATATTTAGAAAAAACAATTATTGGTTGTTCTTTTAAATAATATATTTCAATTGGGTCTTCAAATCTATAGGTAGAAAAGATTGTATTTATAACAAAAGGGAATTGAAAAATTTTATCATTTTCTTTTGGAATTACTTTTTTTGCTTCTGGAAGTATTTTATTTATTATTTTTTGAAATGCAATTGTAAAGTCCTCACTTCCACAGCAACTATTACCTATCAGACAACCTCCTTTCAAAAGAAAATCTCTTAATTTTTTCAATTCTATTTCATCAAAATTCGGGTCATAATGGCCTGTAATGTAAAGGACAGGTACATCTTTTAAAGTATCTTTTTTCAAATCAACAGAAATTGGTTCTAAATAAACAAATGTCTCTGTCTTTTCTGAAAAATTTTTAAGGAATTTTCCAATTGAATTTGGGGAAGGATTCCAATCACCAGAATGTTTAACCTGTCCTATATAAATCTTCCCTGCTTTACTTTTTTCTTTTTCCGTATATACTGGTAACTGGCTATAAAATTTTCCATATTCAATCCAGTTCAGAGAATATAAAAACATATTTGTTCCTATTTTAATTGCATCTTCCGGTAAATATCTTACTCCCCATGGATGAGTATGCATTGCCCATCCACATCCAAGGTCATAAGGGGACAAAATTACAGCAGCTCTACATCCAATATTCAATGTTCTTAAATTAAGATTTATTTCTTTTTCTTTACCTTCCTCTAAAATTTTTACATTTTTAATATTATGAAAACAGTTTATAATAGGGTGATTTGAATAAAGTGGGTAAAAATTTCTATCAGGGAATATTTTTTCAATTATATTTATAAATTCTTTTGTAAATTCAGGACTTCCTGAAGAAGCATTTGCCCAGATGAAACCACCTTTTAATAAAAATTCTTTGATTTTTGTGAAATTTTTTTCTTCAAGTGAAAATGGTTCAACACTTGTTATGTAAAGAATGGGTATTTCTTCCGGGTCAAAGGAAAAATTATTTAAAGAAATTTTTACTGCTCTATAATTTATTTTTGTAGATTGTCCAATTATTTTAAGAAGATTTTCAATGTCATTTTCTGCTCTTGTCCATTTATCATCGGAACCACAAATAACTTTTCCTATTATTACAGGTGGGGATGGAGGATTTTTCTTTTCGCTTCTTCTTAAAGGTGTTACAGGTAAAGGTAAAGGTGGAAATCCTTCTCCTGCTTTTCTTCTTTGAGGTTGTTGTGTGGGTGGGGCTTTACCACATTCCCAACTTTCAATATTTAAACACAAAATTATAAAGATTAATAGAATAAAACTGTATATTTTTTTCATTTTTCGTCTAAATAAATCTACTCTAAAAGTTATTATATCAAAAATAATTTTGAAAAGTCAAAATTTTATAATAAAATAAATACCATTATGGAAGAAAAAGTCATTAAAGAAAACCTTAAAAAAATAAAAATTGCGGGGTTTCTTTTAATTTTATATCCTTTGCTTCTTATATTTGTAGGTAAAATTTTAATCTTAAAAGGTTTTACACATATTGTATTGAATTATGAAAATGAAAAAATTAAGGTTGTTCAAAATATCCTTTATTTTTTAGGACTTGGAATTTTCTTTTTCTGTGGAGGTTTTTCTGATTTTATATCAAAAAAATTATTCTCCAATAAAAAAGATATTTCTGAAAAAAAACAAGCATACTTTTTCTATACAGTTTTAATGTTCCTTTTCTTAAATATCATTTCTACCTGTGGATTTATTGGATTTTTGATATGTGGGAATTTTGCATGGCTTGTAACTTTTTCTCTAATTAATTTTTTATCTCTATTTTCATATTTTCCTACTCAGAGAAGATATATAAAAAAACTGGAAATGTTTACAGATTAAAAAGAGCGGGATACGGGATTTGAACCCGCGACCACGAGCTTGGGAAGCTCGCACTCTACCGCTGAGTTAATCCCGCTTATATATAAATTTACCCTATTTTTAAGAAAAGTCAACTGGAAAATTTGACTTTTTGAAAATTTTAATATATTTTTTAAAAAAAGAGTATATCAAATGGATGAAATAGTTAAACTTAAAAATATTCTTACTTTCAAGGATTTAGAGATAAAAAATTTAAAGGAAGAGATTGAAAAACTTAAAACTATTATTTCTTTTTTCCCTGGGATTATTGTCATTCTGGATAAATATGGAAATATTGAGTTTATAAATAAAGAGGGAGTAAAGGTCTTACATTATTCTTCAGAAGATGAACTGGTAGGGGAAAACTGGTTTGATAAATGTATTCCAGAGGATAACAGAGAAAATTTAAGATTTATATTCAGAAAAATTATAGAGGGGTACATTGATGAATTTAAATATTACGAAAATCCTGTTTTAACAAAAATAAGAACTTTAAAATTGATTGGATGGAGAAATTCATATATAAAAGATGAAAAAGGAGATATAATTAAAACAATAAGTTATGGAATAGAAGTTTTGAGAGAAACACTTGAAAAGCAGAAAATCAATGATTACACAAAAATTTTTGATATTTTACCCGAGGCAATTCATATAATAGATAGAGAATTTAAAATTCTTTATTTTAATGAGGTTTTTAAAAAATGGAACAAAATTCTCGGTTTTTCTGTTGATGTTATAGGAAAAAAACTTTTTAGTGTTTTTCCTTTTCTTTCAGATAAAGTTAGAGAAGAATATGAGAAGGTTTTTGAAAATGGAGATATTTTGATAACAAAGGAAAAAAATATTATTAAAGGAAAGGAATTTATTACAGAAACAAGAAAAATACCAATTTTTGAGAAAGAAAAAGTAATAAGAGTTATAACATTTATAAGAGAAATAACGGATTTTTTTAAGAATTATGAAGAAAATATTTTATGAATTTTTTTTATTTCTTCTCTGATTTTTATCTTTTGAGGGCATTTTTCTTCACATTGTCCACATTCAATACATGCATCTCCTTTTTTTCTTTCATCTTTTTCTTTATTTCCTATTTGTGTATAAGCATTTTTGTATCTTTCTGAACCAAGCAGAATATACTGGTTGAAAAGAAAGAAAATATTAGGAATTGGGATATTTTGAGGACAGGGTAAACAATATTTACATGCTGTACATGGTATTTCTCCAGTTTTCCTTCTTTCTTTTATTATTTTTTCTATCAATTTTATTTCTGTTTCATTTAAAAATTCTCCAGAACTTGCTATTTTTGCATTTTCCTCTACCATTTCAAAGCTGTTCATACCAGATAAAGCAACTGAAACATTTCTATTTGTAAAAACGAATTTCAATGCTATTTCAACAGGCGTTTTATATTTTTCTTTAAAAACATTCATTAAATAAGGAAAATCAGAAAGTCGTCCACCTCCAACTGGTCCCATAACAGCAACTCCTACTCCCTTTTTTACAACATAATCAATGCTTTCTTCATTACTTCTATCAAGTAGGTTATACTGACAGAGAACAGTTTCAAAAATTTCTGCTTCATCAACAATTTTTTTCATAAATTCAGGTTTATCATGAAAAGAAAAAGAAATATGTTTTATAAGTTTTTCTTCCTTTGCCTTGATTGCTTCTTCAATCAGATTGAGTTTTAAAACCTTATCCTGAAAACTCTGCCAACTAAGAGAATGAAAATGATAAAAATCAATATAATCAACATCAAGTTTTTTTAACTGTTCTTCAAGAATCCTTCTGTAATCTTCTGTTTTTTCTATATTCCAGATAGGGGATTTTGTTGATAAATATACTTTTTTTCTCCATCCTTTTAATGCTTTACCCACAACTATTTCACTTTGATGATTACAATATCCATAAGCAGTATCAATATAATTTACTCCAAGTTCAAAACTCCTCTGTATTATTTTAATGGATAAATCTTCATCCACTACATTGGTACCATTTATTTCTTTCATTGGAAGCCGCATTGCTCCAAATCCAAGTATAGAAACTTTAATCCCAGTTTTCCCAAATTCTCTGTAAATCATTTTTACCTCCCAAAA encodes:
- a CDS encoding DUF4159 domain-containing protein — encoded protein: MKKIYSFILLIFIILCLNIESWECGKAPPTQQPQRRKAGEGFPPLPLPVTPLRRSEKKNPPSPPVIIGKVICGSDDKWTRAENDIENLLKIIGQSTKINYRAVKISLNNFSFDPEEIPILYITSVEPFSLEEKNFTKIKEFLLKGGFIWANASSGSPEFTKEFINIIEKIFPDRNFYPLYSNHPIINCFHNIKNVKILEEGKEKEINLNLRTLNIGCRAAVILSPYDLGCGWAMHTHPWGVRYLPEDAIKIGTNMFLYSLNWIEYGKFYSQLPVYTEKEKSKAGKIYIGQVKHSGDWNPSPNSIGKFLKNFSEKTETFVYLEPISVDLKKDTLKDVPVLYITGHYDPNFDEIELKKLRDFLLKGGCLIGNSCCGSEDFTIAFQKIINKILPEAKKVIPKENDKIFQFPFVINTIFSTYRFEDPIEIYYLKEQPIIVFSKYDIGSGWENIPKPFVFSLNIKESKEIGTNILVYLLTH
- a CDS encoding MoxR family ATPase, giving the protein MGENLLEKLEELKEIKKEIYEEIHKVIIGQDNVIEKLLISLFTGGHCLLIGVPGLAKTLMIKTLAEILDLTFKRIQFTPDLMPSDITGTEIIQEDRITKERIIKFIQGPIFANIVLADEINRAPPKTQAALLESMQEYQVTVGGKIHLLEMPFIVFATQNPIELEGTYPLPEAQLDRFMLSIKIDYPEENEEKKIAEITTMGITPKLKKILSRERIIEFQNLIKKIPISDFIIDYVVKLVRSTRPGINHNSKFIQDYVSWGAGPRGVQFIVIASKAVTALRGDVNISISDIKKVVKDVLRHRIFLNFNADADGIDTEYIIDKLLEEVKV
- a CDS encoding aldo/keto reductase translates to MIYREFGKTGIKVSILGFGAMRLPMKEINGTNVVDEDLSIKIIQRSFELGVNYIDTAYGYCNHQSEIVVGKALKGWRKKVYLSTKSPIWNIEKTEDYRRILEEQLKKLDVDYIDFYHFHSLSWQSFQDKVLKLNLIEEAIKAKEEKLIKHISFSFHDKPEFMKKIVDEAEIFETVLCQYNLLDRSNEESIDYVVKKGVGVAVMGPVGGGRLSDFPYLMNVFKEKYKTPVEIALKFVFTNRNVSVALSGMNSFEMVEENAKIASSGEFLNETEIKLIEKIIKERRKTGEIPCTACKYCLPCPQNIPIPNIFFLFNQYILLGSERYKNAYTQIGNKEKDERKKGDACIECGQCEEKCPQKIKIREEIKKIHKIFSS
- a CDS encoding PAS domain S-box protein produces the protein MDEIVKLKNILTFKDLEIKNLKEEIEKLKTIISFFPGIIVILDKYGNIEFINKEGVKVLHYSSEDELVGENWFDKCIPEDNRENLRFIFRKIIEGYIDEFKYYENPVLTKIRTLKLIGWRNSYIKDEKGDIIKTISYGIEVLRETLEKQKINDYTKIFDILPEAIHIIDREFKILYFNEVFKKWNKILGFSVDVIGKKLFSVFPFLSDKVREEYEKVFENGDILITKEKNIIKGKEFITETRKIPIFEKEKVIRVITFIREITDFFKNYEENIL